The window GAAGTTATTGGTAGAGTATAAGGGACAAAGGAAAGGAGTTGATGTTTAATTGCTAGATCACAAACTTTCCTACATTGTTGATCTTACTTCTCAAATGTAGGGTAATGATTAATGAGCTATTCTCAGCCTCCTTGGGATTATTTTGGTTTGGACTTGACATTGATCGTGATGCGATGTGATGTGATGGTGAAATTATGCAAATATTCATGTTTTCTGTTTGTCACTTGTCATCGTCTACGTCTACTCTTAGTTCTAATTTAACCTGTATTAGAGGGTGACCCTGTTAATAGGGTCACGAGAAATCTATGGGAACTAAATCACCATCGAACCATACGGATGCACAGTACCCACATGGATCTTAAGCAAAGCCACATCGGACCTTGTTGTTTCATTTTGTTATTCTAGGTTTGACTCACCCTTATCCTGTTTTGGATTGttttttggattgtgattttctgttaaagaagttttatattttctgcaaacatattttttaattatttcttttattttatatacatcaaatcgttacaatatatttttctagAGCCGTCCTTGGATGATGAAAAATAGAGGAGTCATGAAATGTAAGCTTGATGATTGCCAAATTTAGTACGCATTCTATTTTGTTCATTAAAAGCATAGAAAGGTGGCAAGATCGGTTTACGGGTCTCCTGTTATGCAATAATAATGttattttaatcacaattgtcCTTCTTTAACTGATTGAttggaaaacaaaaacaaaaccaaaaaaaaaaaaaaaaaatcaatcctCTCTCTCGCAAGACGTTTGTCTTCCCTCACCACTTCCAAAATCTTCTGATAGAGAAAGCTTCGACAAAACTTCCGTTTAGTGTGATATGAGTTGGGAAAAGAATAATATCATCATGCTTTTGGCTCTCTTCTTCCTTTGCAATATTATACCAAAGCATATTGTACCTGTTAGATGTTCGACAAAACATGTAATtcacaaaagtttgaaaaagcAAAGACAACCTGCAACAGTTTAAGGGGCTGGTTGGTTAGACGCAACTGATGCTAGAATCAAGACACATAAGGAAAAGTTTTCCAAGTGTCTATGTGAGGtaatttgtgatttggaagaagagaaataattcttgaaaaggattttgCTACCccgggggaggggggggggggaggtgaTGTATTAGAAAGAgatgtttttatttattaaacaaCAATGATTCTTTAAGCTCTGTTTGGATTCAAGAGTTTTGTCCTCAAAATAAAGACTTTAGAGTGTAACAGAACAGCCATAACCGACCGGTAAGATCGGCATTTGGTCTATCAGATATACATACGTTAGAAGTGGAGTTGCACCTTTTGTGTGTTTACACAAACACGGCATACATTTCTCTAGAGTTGATTTTGTTTATGAAACAGTACCTTTGCATGGTTCCAAAGGGGCATTATTATCGTCTATATATACTCCACCCAGCCTAAGAAAGACTTACCTTTATTTGGTGATTTATGAGGGCAATCATGAAATGGATTTCACCATCTGAAAAAATAAACGGTGAAGATTTGTTTTGTTTGAGTTATTTATCGTACTTCATTTGAGTATTTTGGACAAGAATTTCAAAGCTTCCATAAGTTGGTATGTTATTGCAAACCGAACGCAAGGACTAAAACATTTCGGATGGTGAAGCTCGAAATACTTGCAACTTGCACCTTTATATCATATGTCTATCAAAAGTAACCATTACTTTGAGGTGAAAAGGTATGGCCTCTGTTGGTTCGACCATAAAATTTGGAATTCCTTATAATATCCGAATGTTTTTTGGCAGGACGAGAAAATTTTACATACCCGACTCAAGTTCAAGAACATACCCGAGGGGGTCTTAGGCCCTGTTCCGATTGTTAATTTTTGGGGGAAAAATATCAAGAACACATAACAAGAAATGCTGCTGTTCTCCTGTACAGGTATATTTTCCTTTATGTCTTTTTGAATTAAATAAAAACAGAAAAGGTCTAAAGCAAGTTTATTCTTTTCTATTGTCCTGAATGGAGGTTGATAGATTCTAGtctactcctttttttttttttttttttttttggccccctTCAATTTTAAGGTACAAATGAATATCGAGTTGTGAGTCTTGTGACTGTCTGCTGTGAATGACTGACGGTGGCTCCTCTCAAGTTGGGGTTGTCATAAATCCCATTATAGAAAGTTCAGTCGTACGAGTAAAATGTCAAGGCATTCTTCCTCAAATTTCGCTTCTTCTTTCATCTGCAATTCCAAGGTAACCATTTTCTTGCAATCAATTTTAGCTTTTATCTGGTGCTTTCATTGCCTTGCAATCCAATTTCTTGGCTGATTTCTTTTTCGCTCAACATCACATGCTTTTTTGATATGATACCTGGAATGGGTTTTGGTTTCTCCGTCCTGATGGCTGCCTTCCGTTTTCTGGATCGTTTACGCTTTCCCATGCATGCACATCAATTTTCATTTAAGGGTTCTTGCTATTGAACTGCAGATATGTGAGTTGACATATGATTTTCGTGATTGTTGCTAAAAACAATTGTACATTGCCGTAGATGTCCCCATGCTTGAGTTCTTGATCCTGAATGACTGAATGGGGCTTGCAGAGGACATAAGCATGAAAGGATTAATTCCCATTTtttgcccaatcaattgaattaaATGGAAAAATAATTCATTCTtgttaaaatcagaaatttcttgtatttcaAACCCGACAGATTATGGTTTCTGCATCATAACTTGGGACAGCTTATCCTATTAAGTTGACATCTTTATATAGAAATTTATTCACAACAAATGGAATCAAACGTTTCTATAATTCGTAAAATCGTTAACAAATTCTTGATGATTGACTTTACATTTTTGCTCTTCATTATTGATTTGGACCTCTCCTTCGTTACTGGAGCCTTAAGCTGAAATCATTACCTTTGGATGGTCATTTATAGAAGAATGCATTATCGTCTATATCTGCAATTTTTTATGAAAGCGTGGTTCTATCATGCAAGGCTGCAGAGAGCAGGATTAGAATACTTGGCTATAGTTTTTTGTGTAGATAGATGTTTAATCACATTAAGTAGGACGGGAAGAAAGCTCATTCTTGCAAACTTTTTCATCTATTGAAACGGTATATTGTCTACAATTGCGTTTATTGCGGGTAACTGACATCTTAtaagttgaaaaggaaaagcaagATTTTGAATTATGACCCGAGACGTAGAAGTGTAACATGAAAATTCAGAATAAAAGGTGGcatggaaaatgatgaaatgtTCATTCCAGTTGGAGTAAAAGGGAAATAACTGGTTATGAACATTTTGTATCATCTGATGAATGCTAGATGCTACCATGATAGCAACTCTTCCTTAGAATTGTTGAAGGCCTATATTAGATAGACACCTGGGTTTGCCTGTGTGGTTCTGATCGACTAATTTTGGTCCTCATGCTTCATACTTCACGCCTTTTCGCAGCCCAGCTCCAAAGGAATATTTGCTTGTAGAAAACTGTTCTATGACAACCTCTAGGATATGGGAGCCATCCCAGGAGGAGTACTCCTCGGGCAGGATCTTGAGTCTTGCTGGCTAGAGACCAAGAACAATAGCCACATCAGTCTCTTGGCCCTCCTGTAGACGATTTCTGGACCTCCTTACCAGAGATATCTCTCTTGTTATCCATCCAAACACCATCCTTGTTATTTTGCATCATTCCTTTTGTGCTTTAAAAGAAATCTGTTATGATTTTCTTCTCTGACGCCATATCTGACCAAATTGCCAATAGCCTGATACCATTCCTTTTCCAGCTCTACATACTGTCTTTTCCCTTCACAAGGTACATAAGAATTCTCTTTTGAAACTTACCTTACTATTGATAGTTGCTTTTTGCTCCTTACCGCTTACTCTGtgttgcttttctttctttctctcataTTTCACCTCAATCACGCTTTAGCTCATGCATCCCCTTTCTATAAGTACATAATTAAGACATTAATCTGGTTATTTAAAGAAAAGATATCCATGCAATAGCTATATCGCTTGTGCCCTTAAATTGGTTCACTGCTAAGTATGTAGCTTTAAGGTGCATAAGCAAAGCTGTTGTTTTCTGGAGACAAATTAAACTAAGTCCTAAGTTTTCAATATATTTCCATAAACTTATCATTCCCTCCACTTGAgtaaaccaaaaataaaaatataaaactcTGCTTGAATCACTAACATGTTTGAAATTGGGTACTGTAGATATTCATAATCAGTTTCCTGTCTCGTGCAGCAACATATTTCTATGATAATGTAGCTATTTTACTTTAGATACTAACTTTTTTGTGGTGGCAAATGGTAAAAAGTGATGGAGCAAAAGGAGGATTCAGCTTCAAGAGAAAACGAGCAACTTAAAGCACAGATGCCACAAGTCTCAGAAGAAGCTAGTTACAACAATAATCAGCTTGAATTTTCTTGCAGTCATATTTGTTCATTCTCAAACCTGGAATACAGCATATCAGACTCTGCAGAACGATCAAAGTCAAGGGTGAAGCTTATAGGGCTCATAATCTTTTACTCAGTAGTCATGGTAGTAGAAATTGTTGGTGGCATGAAAGCCAATAGCCTTGCTGTCCTTACGGATGCAGCTCACATGCTCACTGACATTGCTGGATCTTCCATTTCTCTTTTTGCTGTATGGGTGGCAGGCTGGGCATCAACACCACGGCAGTCATTTGGATTCGGTCGTCTTGAAGTCATGGGAGTCCTCCTATCAGTACAGCTGATATGGCTTATCTGTGGAATTTTGATTTACGAAGCAGTTGACAGAATTCTCCACAAAAATGCTAAGGTGAATGGGAAACTCATGTTTTTGATTGCCTTATTTGGATTCTTGGTGAACTTGCTCATGATTTTCTGGCTTGGTCATGATCACACTCACCATAGTCATTCTCATGAATCTCATGAAACCTGCAACAGTGGAGAGCATGATCATGAAATGGAGGAATTAGATGTCATGGGCGTTGAAGACACCATAGGTCTGGTATCACCTTCCCCACTGAACGTAAAGATTTTAAACATAAACATACAAGGTGCTTACCTGCATGTTATGACTGATATCATCCAGAGTGTCGGGGTAATGATTTCTGGATTGATCGTATGGGTTAAACCAGAGTGGCTGGTGGTTGATCTGCTCTGCACTCTTGTCTTCTCCATTGCTGCACTTGCCACGACTCTGCCCATGCTGAAAAAGGTATTCTGTATATTGATGGAGAGAGCTCCGGATGAGATTGACATTGCACTCCTTGAAAATGGCTTGAAGAGCATAGAAGGACTTCATGATGTTCACGACCTGCATGTTTGGGCGATCACTTCTGGGAAGTTTGTGTTGGCCTGCCACATTGTGATTGGCCCTGGAGCAAgtcaaaatgaaatgcttagtAAAGTTAGGGATTACTGTGAGagaagtttcaaaattcatcacgtTACTATACAAATTGATCGTCAAGTACACTAAATGCAGCATTTCTCGCTTATTCAGTCCTCTCTCCAGTCTCCGTTTGTGACTTTGTTTCATATTGAAATACCTCGTCTGAAGAAAATGTCAATACGCAGAAAAACATGCACGACAATGCAGTCCAGGTGCTAGAGTGCCTATGTTTAGTCCTGAAGTTATCTCCATATGGGTGCTTTAATTAGGTCCATACCCTTATCTTTCTTGAGCGAATGCACAGATGCATAGCATAATTAGCATTACTGCAGTTCCATGGCTGCATGAATGCGCATTGAATCACACATACCCCAACGCGTTAACAAGAAGTCCAGTTTCTTCTCCTTTTAGAATCCAACCCAAACAAGAGAAATAAGGACAAAGGAATTCTTTTCTTCCACAAGGCcgtcaaaatcaagaataagatGATCATCAATATTTGCTGTTAAGATCTagtaggctttttttttttttttgggttaataaTTATACTTTGCCTTCCGAACTTAGCACTCTACCTCTGaaatttcaaatatatacaccTTACCCTCTTCATTGACTAGTCAAACATTAATGAtgaatttttcatccaaaattttgacaaaatagCCCATATATTATAGTTACTTTTAATTGGAATATGGAATGTCTTATTAGAAAAAACATGAACTCACATGATATGAAAAATTAAACGATGGTATAATACcaaagaattgaaaatttgCATTGTAGagtaaaaagaatttaaaatttctAAAACTTCTACACTAATTTTTCATCacttatctttcttcttttaaattgtAAACGGATTGATTTTGATAATTCTTGTTTACCTTGTAGCTGTCACAAGATTCTCAGAAGTCAGAGGTCAATAAGAtgttatttgatatttttatacCGTAATCATACCTTGgtttgtattttgtttgaattttacattttttcaaaaaaaaaaaaaacttgagattctctaaataattttttcaatacattgttattttttaaaatcactTTCTTATCTCATATAAAATGTATTAAAAAAGTGCTAcactaagaaaaaaaatattattaaataatcttcatttcaaatgcattaattaattttatttcatataaaATAAGTATTGCTATCAACATTGAGATAAATACATTCAATTGTTTAGACTTCTTTTTTTGCAGattatctaatttattttattgctaAAATATCAAAATGCACGGTATAATTGTTTTTAAATAGATTGAGCAACTATTAAAGACATAGATATTTATTATGTCACAATTATTATGTGTGTTTAGGAATTAGTCGGAGATAGTTTGGTCATGCAAAGTATAACTTCATCTTAACCCCATTAAAAAGCTGACCACAAAGAGTAAAGTGTATATATATTTGGAGTTTAGGGCAGCAAAATGTTACTAGTGACAAAATTTAGGGGGGCAAAGTGCAATTAATGTTCTTCGTTCGTAACTTCATTGTCAGTGTCAACCTCTCGACAAGCACTGCGTTGCGCTAAGATTCCCAGTCTCGGTCAACAACAACTTGTGAAAGTCGAACCATCATTCAAGAGTTTGACCAATATACAATCTGCTGATTTATTAATCCTTGATGCACAGCCACATTTGACGGAGGGTTGAGCTGAGTCAACAAGcctaaagaaaatgaagaagaatgcgAGATGAATTCTTCTTAGTGATCGACCCCTTCCGCGTTTAGACGAGAGTCACAAGACAATTACCAGTAACAACGCGCTAATGAACGCCTTCATCGTTTATTACTTTGGAAGAGTAGGTGAGGCGGCAGagattatttattaatattacaaGGAAAACGCTTCTAGAGCCTAGTCGCAGGGCGACCACTAGAGAAGCATAGCATTTGATTCAGATGATCTTTACCAACATAATATATTTTGTTATTAATGATTGCGAATTGTTTAGGATCGGATTAGGTAAGTCTAATGACGTCAATACACGCTGCTCAACTGTGTGTTTCGTGAATATAGCTTTGATGCCCAGTAACTGTAAGAAATGAGAATTGATTCCTTATTATCATCTAGGAGTATAAATTTAGTCACAGCACATCCTTAAATTAAGAGAACGTATGCTTGGCAAATTCATTCCAGAAATTAAGAGAAGGCAAATAgacaaaaatatatttattacaAGTAAGAGAGAAAGCAAAGAAGTTAATCTACAGGAAAAATGCTACACATACATGACCACCTCATGTGTTTAATTTGCCTCAGCCACATATCACCCGTATCAGTCATTCCATAACACAAGAACTACAATAATATTTCATGTGAATGAGCACCTAAATGACTAAACTCTTTTTAACATCAGTCGTAAGCTCTTTTTTGCTGTCACAATGAAGTAAGAAGTACTCTACAAGCCGTTTTCTGCCCAAAGAATGGGAGaataaaggggaaaaaaagaatgaaaaagaagCGGGGAAGAAAAGTTGTGTGTGCTAGCAAATTTCTTTCCGTTCCTGAAAATAGGATGCTCAGGTAGAACAACAACCCCTCTTTGTGTTTCCAGACGAATCATTAACATTGATGGTGGTACCCTGACCGGGAGTCACGGTGGAGGCAGCCGCTTCCTGGGCAGCCAATGCTTTCTTGCTTATAATGTGATATATTTCTGACAGAATAGTCTGGAAAGCCTTGTCCACGTTATATGCTTCCAGCGCTGACGTCTCAAGAAAAGAGAGTCCTTCCTTCTCAGCCAAAGTTTGGCCATCGTTCTCTTGAACAGCTCTGAGATGGTTAAGGTCGGACTTGTTTCCAGCCATCATGATGACAATGTTAGAATCAGCATGATCCCTCAATTCCCGAAGCCACCTTTGGACATTATCAAAAGTTTGCCTCTTGGTTATGTCGTACACAAGGAGTGCACCCACAGCTCCTCTGTAGTATGCACTAGTAATAGCCCTATACCTTTCCTGTCCTGCAGTGTCCCATATTTGCGCCTTGACTGTCTTTCCCTCTATCTGTAGCACCAAATTTTCAGAAGATCACCAGGTTAGTGTGTTCCCATAACTCACAAAGTACCCAAATTCTCAGCCTTTCCCCAATACACTAGCCAGCCAAGAAAAGcattttaacaatcaaactcagtTTCCTAACAATGGAAACACCATAAAaggtagtactagattgttttgcCAAACCTATAGGAAACTAGTAGTCTGTAGAAGCTACGAAATAGATATCCGTAAATTACAATTTTGACAAATGAAAGCCTAAGTTTCAGGGGCGACCATCCATGCTATGGGTGCGCATGCAGAACAAACCAAACTTCACACGAACATCATCCAACATGCTCAATGACCaaattaagattacaaataatAGCATGCCACATATACCATCCAATCTATCTAACATGGCGGAAGAATTACATCATTCATCACGAAATCTCAGAAACTCTTTTCTAAACTTGCAAAAGACACATCTATTAAGTAGATAATAAGGTCGGATGATAACATGTTTAACTTTCTCCTAGCATGTCACAAGTCAGCGAACTCCATTTAGCTCCTCACATAGAGAGTGAAAAGATATCCTCCACATCAATTTGTATGATACTCTGTTAATCCGAAATGTAAACAAaatgagcttcacaagggggaCAAAATTACTGTCCCGAAACATACTAATACCTCAAGAAACCATCCAAAACTGACTGGAGTGACTTGTGCTTAAAAACGCATCCTTCTTTCTTAAGACCTCGTTGCGCCACaataagcactaatccaacatttaAAGATAATCAAATTACTAATCTCGAcatttttatatgtttttttttatttggtcaaaaattCGCAGTCATGTAAATCGTGCATAAAACTACAGTTagacgaaaaaaaaagagagagagaacgaGAGAGAAGATGATACAAAattgcaagaaaaagaaatccatCCAAACTAATATATGCAAATCATGAGAATTATGCAAcctataccaaaaaaaaaaaaaacaaaagacaaaCTTTGAAGAAATCGAGATGGAGTGATTATGGAATATTACAGAGGAAAAACAAGGAGGAGTAACCTGAAGAGTACGGGTTGCAAACTCAACTCCGATGGTAGATTTAGACTCCAAACAGAACTCATTTCGAGTAAACCTAGATAGAATGTTAGATTTTCCGACTCCGGAGTCCCCGATCAAAACGATCTTGAATAAATAATCGTACTCGTGATCCACTCTATTGGCCATCTCTCCCTCTCTATCTCACACTTTTTGATGACTATACCCAACCGGAACGATAAGCCGATGATCCCTTTCTCTTTTAATCCTGCAATACAGATCCACAACAACTCAGATCTAATGCAAAAAACCGTAATCTCAATACGACAATATACGCAGATATGCACGcgtagattaaaaaaaaaaagtacgcAGAGCTTACCGTACAGGGGGCAGCGGAAATGATGATGAGAATTGAGAAGAGAGGAAAATGGGGGAAAgtatggagaaagaaagaaaaataatgctGGGGGAGGGGCGAGTTTGAAACGGCCAAATATTTGGATTGTGCTTGGTTTTAGAGGGGGTGTCTCTCATGTGGGGAAAATGATGCAAATTAGTACTCAGTAGGTAGCAAGCGTGTAATGGgagaatcttttcttttttgctttttttttttttgggattaaaaaaattaaaataaggtaAAATTCCTGTTCTTATAATTTTGTTTATGTGGACGGGGAGTGGCGTCGTTTCGGTGAGGCAGTTGACAAAATTTAGCTAATGAGCTGACTGCTGAGAAGGATGTGGGTTGGGTTGGCCGTTCTGTAGCAGAGTGGCAGATGGCAGGGATGTGCCTGCATGCCTGCCAGGGTGGATATCCTAAATCCCATAAGGGGAATGTTAGTGGATTTCCATGTTCTGCCACCAGTGAGCAGTGACTGGTTGTACAAATTACTATTATACTAGGCAATGTGCTCTGCGAGTTTCGCGGGTACCCATTATTCACTGTTTATGAGTAATGTAGaatttatttaataattaatgTTTAAAGTGTTTTATATGATAGTAGGGTTGCAATAATAAATAGAGGAATAATATATTggattaatatatttataaatagatatagtaatatttttgtgatttgtatttaattttttaagagTAACAGgatgtaaatattatttaaattaacgGAATGTAAATCATTTTTTAAGAGTtgagataaattaataattcgAAATAATTTcgatatgtttatttttatattgTTAAATATAAGTGGAAGtagaataaagaaaaattagggAACAGATAATTGCTATGTGCAAGAAGCTGTAGTGGACACGTTTAATTATGACTGTTGGATAAAGTCTCGGTTGATGAGCTGTAGATGATAATTGTTTTCATTGAGCAGGGTGAACAAGATGACACTTCTTTCATATAAGAAGTGTTTTTGTGTGAATATTGGCCAACCTTCTGTTATTTCTATTCCTTCTAGCTGAAAGATCCATCGAATTTTAGCATGATAGCAATTGATGACTCATATGTTGTCTGTTTGTATATGCGAGGTTATATCACCAATGAGTACTTGAGATagaaaatagggaaaaaatTTAGTTGTATTATGATATGAAAGTAGCAATGTAGTGTATGAATTATATTGATTGGAATGTAATTTGTATGAAACTCACCAGAGATTCAAAATCGTGTGTTAGATAATAGAAGAGTTTAGTataagaaaaactaaaagaaaagaaatacagtgaagaatataaattcataaatataatatatacaaattaaggatttttaacaatttgaaattataaatttagaatcatatatttttatttattgatcgaataattgttttttgaatcaataaatattggattgatttatttttaagtttatatatattagatacatgtcaagtacatatgattttcattcatttgtatTAATACGAAATAGCATAatcaatttatatatattgactGGATACACATAGAATTTGTATTCATTTGCATATATTAGATGCACGTAGGATTTTTAGCGATTTGCatattttttcatatttaatatttttgctaatatatgcattttggaaaaaattaattaaatttatataCATTAGATACATGTTAAGTAcatatgattttcattgatTTGTATTCATACAAAACAGCATAATTGATTTATATATACTGATTGGATACACGtagaatttttattcatttgcatATATTAGATGTACGTAGGATTTTT is drawn from Coffea arabica cultivar ET-39 chromosome 1c, Coffea Arabica ET-39 HiFi, whole genome shotgun sequence and contains these coding sequences:
- the LOC113729463 gene encoding metal tolerance protein B; this translates as MEQKEDSASRENEQLKAQMPQVSEEASYNNNQLEFSCSHICSFSNLEYSISDSAERSKSRVKLIGLIIFYSVVMVVEIVGGMKANSLAVLTDAAHMLTDIAGSSISLFAVWVAGWASTPRQSFGFGRLEVMGVLLSVQLIWLICGILIYEAVDRILHKNAKVNGKLMFLIALFGFLVNLLMIFWLGHDHTHHSHSHESHETCNSGEHDHEMEELDVMGVEDTIGLVSPSPLNVKILNINIQGAYLHVMTDIIQSVGVMISGLIVWVKPEWLVVDLLCTLVFSIAALATTLPMLKKVFCILMERAPDEIDIALLENGLKSIEGLHDVHDLHVWAITSGKFVLACHIVIGPGASQNEMLSKVRDYCERSFKIHHVTIQIDRQVH
- the LOC113729484 gene encoding ras-related protein Rab11C, translating into MANRVDHEYDYLFKIVLIGDSGVGKSNILSRFTRNEFCLESKSTIGVEFATRTLQIEGKTVKAQIWDTAGQERYRAITSAYYRGAVGALLVYDITKRQTFDNVQRWLRELRDHADSNIVIMMAGNKSDLNHLRAVQENDGQTLAEKEGLSFLETSALEAYNVDKAFQTILSEIYHIISKKALAAQEAAASTVTPGQGTTINVNDSSGNTKRGCCST